One window of the Archangium primigenium genome contains the following:
- a CDS encoding TVP38/TMEM64 family protein: MSVRERVGDGKWKLGLKLLAPMCISVGILVAVRLLGPELLDQRTLSTYLRPLGHWAPLAFVLLLGVRPVAFLPGQLFAAVGGILFGTLLGTVYSLLGSLLSTALIHLLASRFGQGPMKRLAGQRHEGLQRAARQHGFQVGFLACINSVIPGDVMLAVASASGARYLPLALGAAVGSIPGTLLTTFFGSSLSQGKTWTTVASIVGLVLSLGLGIFLGRRLAREMKIEPVSCPPPEKAEKPAAHPLLGKMQQGSPSVG; this comes from the coding sequence ATGTCCGTGCGTGAGCGTGTCGGGGATGGGAAATGGAAGCTGGGGCTGAAGCTGCTCGCCCCCATGTGTATCTCCGTGGGCATTCTCGTGGCCGTGCGTCTGCTGGGCCCGGAGCTATTGGACCAGAGGACACTGTCGACCTACTTGCGGCCGCTCGGGCATTGGGCGCCCCTGGCCTTCGTGCTCCTGTTGGGCGTGCGGCCCGTGGCGTTTCTGCCCGGACAGCTTTTCGCCGCCGTGGGTGGAATCCTCTTCGGGACCCTGTTGGGAACCGTCTACTCGCTGCTCGGCAGTCTCCTGTCCACGGCGCTCATCCACCTGCTGGCGAGCCGCTTTGGTCAGGGGCCCATGAAGCGTCTGGCGGGACAGCGCCATGAGGGGCTCCAGCGCGCCGCGCGTCAGCATGGCTTCCAGGTGGGGTTCCTCGCCTGCATCAACTCGGTCATCCCCGGGGACGTGATGCTGGCGGTGGCGTCGGCCTCCGGGGCGCGCTACCTGCCGCTCGCGCTGGGCGCCGCCGTGGGCAGCATCCCGGGCACGCTGCTCACCACCTTCTTCGGCAGCTCGCTGAGCCAGGGCAAGACGTGGACGACGGTGGCCTCCATCGTGGGTCTGGTGCTGAGCCTGGGCCTGGGCATCTTCCTGGGCCGCCGGCTCGCCCGGGAGATGAAGATCGAGCCCGTCTCCTGTCCGCCGCCCGAGAAGGCCGAGAAGCCCGCGGCGCATCCGCTGCTGGGCAAGATGCAACAGGGCAGCCCGAGCGTGGGCTGA
- a CDS encoding alpha/beta hydrolase, with the protein MGHVHIIRDFYSPQEGFSRTVRIYTPDGYDPHSSHRYPVLYMHDGQNVFAHSESARFDTWCANTAQEQLVGAGQTEPWLIVGVDSGMGRLDEYSPWSRGDAYARFLVETLKPYIDNTYRTRTGPEWTAVMGSSLGGLISLYLGMRYPDVFGRVGALSPSVMWSEYRLFQHWNAHPRRWTRIYLDAGEHEWIDPGGYPLPYGQATRDFHQHLKRLGYADHELRLVLDPQGQHHEQDWQRRLPSAMQWLLH; encoded by the coding sequence ATGGGTCACGTGCACATCATCCGCGACTTCTATTCGCCCCAGGAGGGCTTCTCCCGCACGGTGCGCATCTACACGCCGGACGGGTATGACCCGCACTCCTCCCACCGCTACCCCGTGCTCTACATGCACGACGGGCAGAACGTCTTCGCGCATTCCGAGTCCGCCCGCTTCGACACCTGGTGCGCCAACACCGCCCAGGAGCAGCTGGTGGGCGCGGGCCAGACGGAGCCCTGGCTCATCGTGGGCGTGGACTCGGGCATGGGCCGGCTGGACGAGTACTCCCCGTGGAGCCGCGGCGATGCCTACGCGCGCTTCCTCGTGGAGACACTCAAGCCCTACATCGACAACACCTACCGCACGCGCACCGGACCCGAGTGGACGGCCGTCATGGGCTCGTCGCTCGGCGGGCTCATCTCGCTCTACCTGGGCATGCGCTACCCGGACGTGTTCGGCCGCGTGGGCGCGCTGTCTCCCTCGGTGATGTGGAGCGAGTACCGGCTGTTCCAGCACTGGAACGCCCACCCGCGGCGCTGGACGCGCATCTACCTGGACGCGGGCGAGCACGAGTGGATCGACCCGGGCGGCTACCCGCTGCCCTACGGCCAGGCCACGCGCGACTTCCACCAGCACCTCAAGCGGCTGGGGTACGCGGACCACGAGCTGCGGCTGGTGCTCGACCCCCAGGGCCAGCACCACGAGCAGGACTGGCAGCGGCGTCTGCCCTCCGCGATGCAGTGGCTGCTCCACTAG
- a CDS encoding ATP-grasp domain-containing protein — MNVVFISPHFPPQFIHFVHALRARGVNVLGLGDAPFDTLHADLRKSLSEYFFTPSLHDYDAVLRAAGYFAWRHGRIDRIDSLNETWLGVEARLREDFNVPGLRPHDIDSLRSKLGMHDVFKKAGVPHPSCIAARDAATVKAFAKAEGYPLVLKPDVGVGAARTFKVGSDAEVDAAFAEPLVGYVAQVFVRGAIVTYDGLVDRQGDILFRLSHEYSDGVMEVVLEQRDISFWSLKEIPPALEAMGRKAVAALGLRERWFHLEFFRLPDGQFVVLEANLRPPGAFMTDMMNYTCDTDVYALWARLLTGDDLSGFTYSARHHVCHSSRRPQRAYRYAHPELVQKLGGSLLVHRQMPAVFHGAMGSDMYLTRHEDLAAVHEAVRLVQAPA; from the coding sequence ATGAACGTCGTCTTCATCTCCCCCCACTTCCCGCCGCAGTTCATCCACTTCGTCCACGCCCTGCGTGCACGAGGCGTCAACGTCCTGGGGCTCGGCGACGCGCCCTTCGACACGCTCCACGCGGACCTGCGCAAATCCCTCTCCGAGTACTTCTTCACCCCGAGCCTCCACGACTACGACGCCGTGCTGCGCGCCGCGGGCTACTTCGCCTGGCGCCACGGCCGCATCGACCGCATCGACTCGCTCAACGAGACGTGGCTCGGCGTGGAGGCCCGGCTGCGCGAGGACTTCAACGTGCCGGGCTTGAGGCCGCACGACATCGACAGCCTGCGCAGCAAGCTCGGCATGCACGATGTCTTCAAGAAGGCGGGCGTGCCCCACCCGAGCTGCATCGCCGCGCGCGACGCCGCGACCGTGAAGGCCTTCGCCAAGGCCGAGGGCTATCCGCTCGTGCTCAAGCCGGACGTGGGCGTGGGCGCCGCGCGCACCTTCAAGGTCGGCTCGGACGCCGAGGTGGACGCCGCCTTCGCCGAGCCGCTGGTGGGCTACGTGGCCCAGGTGTTCGTGCGCGGCGCCATCGTCACCTACGACGGGCTGGTGGACCGCCAGGGCGACATCCTCTTCCGGCTCAGCCACGAGTACAGCGACGGGGTCATGGAGGTGGTGCTCGAGCAGCGCGACATCTCCTTCTGGAGCCTCAAGGAGATTCCCCCCGCGCTCGAGGCGATGGGCCGCAAGGCCGTGGCGGCGCTCGGCCTGCGCGAGCGCTGGTTCCACCTGGAGTTCTTCCGGCTGCCGGATGGCCAGTTCGTCGTGCTCGAGGCCAACCTGCGTCCGCCCGGCGCCTTCATGACGGACATGATGAACTACACGTGCGACACGGACGTGTACGCGCTCTGGGCGCGCCTGCTCACCGGCGATGACCTGAGCGGATTTACCTACAGCGCGCGCCACCATGTCTGTCACAGCTCGCGCCGGCCCCAACGCGCCTACCGCTACGCGCATCCGGAACTGGTGCAGAAGCTGGGGGGCTCGCTGCTGGTGCACCGGCAGATGCCCGCCGTGTTCCACGGCGCCATGGGCAGCGACATGTACCTCACGCGCCACGAGGACCTGGCGGCGGTGCACGAGGCGGTGCGGCTGGTGCAGGCACCGGCCTGA
- a CDS encoding NAD(P)-dependent alcohol dehydrogenase: MLKTPAYAAAAPNQPLAPLTIERREPGPKDILIDVQYCGVCHSDIHQARDEWGGGIFPMVPGHEIVGRVAQVGAQVTKFKVGDLAGVGCMVDSCRACGPCGREHEQFCEKGMAGTYNGTEMDRKTPTYGGYSSRLVVTEHFALKVPENLELAAVAPLLCAGITTYSPLRQWNCKKGDKVAVVGLGGLGHMAVKLAVAMGAEVTLLSTSPSKEADARRLGAQHFASTKDKSTFKKLAGQFDLMIDTVSAEHDYNAYLRLLREQGTMVIVGVPPAQPVHAFSLIQGNKRLVGSMIGGIAETQEMLDFCAKHNIVSDIELIPIQQINEAYERVVRSDVRYRFVIDMASLSKQ; encoded by the coding sequence ATGTTGAAGACCCCTGCCTACGCCGCCGCCGCTCCGAACCAGCCCCTGGCGCCGCTCACCATCGAGCGGCGGGAGCCCGGCCCCAAGGACATCCTCATCGACGTGCAGTACTGCGGCGTGTGCCACTCGGACATCCACCAGGCCCGGGACGAGTGGGGCGGCGGCATCTTCCCCATGGTGCCCGGCCACGAGATCGTCGGGCGGGTGGCCCAGGTGGGCGCCCAGGTGACGAAGTTCAAGGTGGGCGACCTGGCGGGCGTGGGCTGCATGGTCGACTCCTGCCGTGCCTGCGGTCCGTGCGGCCGGGAGCACGAGCAGTTCTGCGAGAAGGGCATGGCCGGCACCTACAACGGCACGGAGATGGACCGGAAGACGCCCACCTACGGCGGCTACTCGTCGCGCCTCGTGGTCACCGAGCACTTCGCGCTCAAGGTCCCCGAGAACCTGGAGCTCGCCGCCGTGGCGCCGCTCTTGTGCGCCGGCATCACCACGTACTCGCCCCTGCGCCAGTGGAACTGCAAGAAGGGCGACAAGGTGGCCGTGGTGGGCCTGGGCGGCCTGGGCCACATGGCGGTGAAGCTCGCCGTGGCCATGGGCGCCGAGGTGACGCTCTTGAGCACGTCGCCCTCCAAGGAGGCGGATGCGCGTCGGCTGGGCGCCCAGCACTTCGCGAGCACCAAGGACAAGTCCACCTTCAAGAAGCTCGCGGGCCAGTTCGACCTGATGATCGACACGGTCTCGGCCGAGCACGACTACAACGCGTACCTGCGCCTGCTGCGTGAGCAGGGCACCATGGTGATCGTGGGCGTGCCGCCCGCGCAGCCGGTGCACGCCTTCTCGCTCATCCAGGGCAACAAGCGGCTCGTGGGCTCCATGATTGGCGGCATCGCCGAGACGCAGGAGATGCTCGACTTCTGCGCCAAGCACAACATCGTCTCGGACATCGAGCTCATCCCCATCCAGCAGATCAACGAGGCGTACGAGCGCGTGGTGCGCAGCGACGTGCGCTACCGGTTCGTCATCGACATGGCGAGCCTGTCCAAGCAGTAA
- a CDS encoding LysR family transcriptional regulator: protein MAFTPLNALNAYLAVARRRSFAAAAADLGVSPSALSQSVRQLEKRLGVSLLMRTSRSVSLTDEGQRLLESAGPAVDQALESLKKVTARTEEVTGRIRLSVPTFSVPQVVAPLLPRFLARHPHVEVDVRVEDRFVDIVTEGLDAGIRFSDAIERDMVQVRLSGPARFIVVGAPGYLARKGTPEKPEDLLEHECIGIRSATTGGRYVWELERGKKTWRVPVQGPVVTNDVGLMRSLAEEGLGLLYTFESQVAAELKRGSLRVVLEPYAALVPGIYLYYPSRTQVSRALKAFVAVAREMAAEWKDQAR, encoded by the coding sequence ATGGCCTTCACCCCGCTCAATGCCCTGAACGCCTACCTCGCGGTCGCGCGCCGCCGCAGCTTCGCGGCGGCCGCGGCCGATCTGGGCGTGTCCCCCTCGGCCTTGAGCCAGTCGGTGCGCCAGTTGGAGAAGCGGCTGGGCGTGTCCCTGCTCATGAGGACCTCGCGCAGCGTGTCGCTCACCGACGAGGGCCAGCGCCTGTTGGAGAGCGCTGGGCCCGCGGTGGACCAGGCGCTCGAGTCGCTCAAGAAGGTCACGGCGCGCACGGAGGAAGTGACGGGGCGCATCCGGCTGTCGGTGCCGACCTTCTCCGTGCCGCAGGTGGTGGCGCCGCTCCTGCCGCGCTTCCTCGCGCGCCATCCCCACGTGGAGGTGGACGTGCGGGTGGAGGACCGCTTCGTGGACATCGTGACGGAGGGCCTGGACGCGGGCATCCGCTTCTCGGACGCCATCGAGCGGGACATGGTGCAGGTGCGGCTGTCCGGGCCCGCGCGGTTCATCGTGGTGGGCGCGCCGGGCTACCTCGCGCGCAAGGGCACGCCGGAGAAGCCCGAGGACCTGCTCGAACACGAGTGCATTGGCATCCGCTCGGCGACGACGGGGGGCCGCTACGTGTGGGAACTGGAGCGGGGGAAGAAGACCTGGCGCGTGCCGGTGCAGGGCCCGGTGGTGACCAACGACGTGGGGCTGATGCGCTCGCTGGCCGAGGAGGGCCTGGGCCTGCTCTACACGTTCGAGTCGCAGGTGGCGGCGGAGCTGAAGCGGGGCAGCCTGCGGGTGGTGCTCGAGCCCTACGCGGCGCTGGTGCCGGGCATCTACCTCTACTACCCGAGCCGGACGCAGGTCTCGCGGGCGCTCAAGGCCTTCGTGGCCGTGGCGCGCGAGATGGCGGCGGAATGGAAGGACCAGGCCCGTTAG
- a CDS encoding Tox-REase-5 domain-containing protein, with product MTVRAVSGGAVRWDAFEYLLALSGLDATRASMPRGNVLSPQEASRLLADLSRQPVTTRAFPPRLALGHLLREILESGEVTREELLRRVERFKHVAVLRPDGRLAWALDGRTQQKVGPVEWKEDAFLAGPFKLGHFYVSNGSVFRQADVHLRPIEGPPLAEVHDDADLINQTMDGTQEAFIELVHALGQWVVHPVDSLESLRHLPAGVSALIATSPEYRERFRNMTRGEQTRAFARLTTNLLATFGTAGGTTRTLTRAVSGWEATVPILSLSPEGLLLVERVAVPVGRVATVLSGGPGAALILHRANEAGQASAPPAGPGQWAPAEESMSARARAYQEQISGHSAHEAYWVGGVGRKSKGVRFDGFKDGVLLEAKGPGYANKFLENLEPKNWFKSSGAKALVDQAIRQLNAARSTKTPIRWHIAEEKSAEAIRFLFRREQVFGIEIIHTPAI from the coding sequence ATGACCGTGCGGGCGGTGTCGGGTGGCGCGGTCCGATGGGATGCCTTCGAGTACCTGCTCGCGCTCTCGGGGCTGGACGCCACTCGCGCCTCGATGCCGCGAGGGAATGTCCTGTCACCCCAGGAAGCATCACGACTCCTGGCGGACCTGTCGCGCCAACCCGTGACGACACGGGCCTTCCCGCCCCGACTGGCGCTCGGCCACCTGCTGCGAGAAATCCTGGAGAGCGGTGAAGTCACACGCGAGGAACTGCTGCGCCGTGTGGAGCGATTCAAGCACGTGGCGGTGTTGCGGCCGGATGGACGCTTGGCCTGGGCTCTCGATGGACGCACGCAGCAAAAAGTCGGACCCGTGGAGTGGAAGGAGGACGCCTTCCTCGCGGGACCTTTCAAACTGGGCCACTTCTACGTCAGCAATGGCTCGGTCTTCCGGCAGGCGGACGTGCATCTGCGTCCCATCGAGGGGCCACCGCTCGCCGAGGTCCATGACGATGCCGACCTCATCAACCAGACGATGGATGGCACGCAGGAAGCCTTCATCGAACTGGTACACGCCCTCGGTCAATGGGTCGTCCATCCGGTGGACAGCCTCGAAAGCCTGAGACACCTCCCGGCGGGAGTGAGCGCGCTCATCGCCACGTCACCCGAGTACCGCGAGCGCTTCCGGAACATGACCCGAGGCGAGCAGACGAGGGCATTCGCGAGGCTGACGACGAACCTCCTCGCCACCTTCGGCACGGCGGGGGGCACGACTCGGACACTGACGCGCGCGGTGAGCGGATGGGAGGCCACTGTGCCCATCCTGTCGCTCTCACCCGAGGGCCTGCTGCTGGTGGAGCGAGTCGCGGTGCCCGTGGGAAGGGTAGCCACGGTCCTGAGCGGCGGGCCCGGCGCGGCGCTCATCCTCCATCGCGCGAACGAGGCCGGACAGGCATCCGCGCCGCCTGCGGGTCCGGGACAATGGGCCCCCGCCGAGGAGTCCATGTCCGCCCGAGCCCGGGCCTACCAGGAGCAGATATCAGGACACTCGGCGCATGAGGCCTACTGGGTCGGCGGCGTGGGCCGGAAGAGCAAGGGCGTGCGCTTCGATGGCTTCAAGGACGGCGTGCTGCTTGAAGCCAAGGGGCCCGGCTACGCCAACAAGTTCCTCGAGAACCTTGAGCCCAAGAACTGGTTCAAGTCTTCTGGCGCGAAAGCCCTCGTCGACCAAGCCATTCGACAGCTCAATGCCGCCAGGTCGACCAAGACGCCTATTCGATGGCACATCGCGGAGGAGAAGAGCGCCGAGGCCATCCGGTTCCTCTTCAGGAGAGAGCAAGTGTTCGGCATAGAAATCATCCATACACCCGCGATTTAA
- a CDS encoding immunity 52 family protein — translation MPDTFKRIDSYIAGAYWGARKETPEECALRAEKFLKAMINIDPAFARWFQQGKSRKDALKRVIEPSLPSLEKLIRRGKDRFFDEIGYSVWAWNGALDDYDASGFNFCCGGYGEVRSNRCVLNLPTRGPNAERVLSAPVLAEVVRSMALAWEPETAIATSTMHRDTISATGVAGTYMSWVMYFPREQGTVPPLPAPVRIEPVEDKGTLVILTPEKLTADNPEHIDLAQRVHPLLEKAGLLRTVSS, via the coding sequence ATGCCCGACACGTTCAAGAGAATCGACTCATACATCGCCGGTGCTTACTGGGGTGCTCGAAAGGAGACGCCAGAGGAGTGCGCCCTCCGCGCGGAAAAGTTTCTGAAGGCCATGATCAACATTGACCCGGCCTTCGCGCGCTGGTTCCAGCAGGGCAAGTCCCGCAAGGATGCGTTGAAGCGCGTCATCGAGCCATCGCTGCCATCCCTTGAGAAACTGATCCGACGGGGGAAGGATCGATTCTTCGACGAGATTGGGTACTCGGTCTGGGCGTGGAATGGGGCACTCGACGACTACGACGCGAGCGGGTTCAACTTCTGCTGTGGCGGGTATGGCGAGGTGCGGTCCAACCGCTGCGTGCTCAATCTTCCGACCCGAGGACCCAATGCGGAGCGAGTCTTGTCCGCGCCTGTCCTCGCCGAAGTCGTCCGGAGCATGGCGCTTGCTTGGGAACCGGAGACCGCCATCGCCACCTCGACCATGCACCGCGACACGATCTCCGCCACGGGAGTCGCGGGAACGTACATGAGTTGGGTGATGTACTTCCCGCGTGAGCAAGGCACGGTCCCGCCACTGCCCGCCCCCGTTCGCATCGAGCCCGTGGAGGACAAGGGAACGCTCGTGATCCTCACGCCCGAGAAATTGACTGCGGACAACCCCGAACACATCGATCTCGCCCAGCGAGTGCATCCCCTGCTGGAGAAGGCGGGTCTTCTACGAACCGTGTCGTCCTGA
- a CDS encoding AAA family ATPase → MIQKVSFRNFKAYRTLDLDLERLTVLVGPNASGKTTLLQGLRLATGWAAFSDLLPSASELSALNSYGTSSPIELALSGSWKGVPGSVSITSEPDKPDAVVKGQWQGSAFSFTNGMEVRPLVKLQVDIGEFMGLLRSTSILRFESHALAAAAYSEDPVPAIAGNGEGLASVLAYLKLSQDEVFDEIELALKQIVPAVRRIRIERAEVKQTALRTLSFEQQQHRTSEQRTLWGNKVILDMRGAKGVAADSAGEGTLMVLGLLTVLMGPQKPRLVLLDDIELNLHPVAQGKLVETLRKLQERDPELQIVATSHSPFILNYLRPEEVRMAFLSENGFARCEKLTAHPEFERWKDMMSPGEFWSTVGESWVENAEAPKGHE, encoded by the coding sequence GTGATCCAGAAGGTCTCGTTCCGCAACTTCAAGGCATACCGCACGCTCGACCTGGACCTGGAGCGGCTCACCGTGCTCGTGGGTCCCAACGCGTCTGGCAAGACGACGCTGTTGCAGGGCCTGCGGCTCGCAACGGGTTGGGCTGCATTTTCCGACCTCCTGCCAAGTGCATCAGAACTCTCCGCACTGAATTCGTACGGCACGAGTAGTCCGATAGAGTTGGCTTTGTCGGGCTCTTGGAAGGGCGTTCCTGGTTCTGTAAGCATCACCAGTGAGCCCGACAAACCGGATGCAGTGGTGAAGGGGCAATGGCAGGGGAGTGCATTTTCGTTCACCAACGGGATGGAAGTGCGTCCCCTGGTGAAGTTGCAGGTCGATATAGGTGAGTTCATGGGCCTGCTCCGTTCGACCTCGATCCTGCGCTTTGAATCGCATGCCCTGGCGGCGGCGGCGTACAGCGAGGATCCAGTCCCCGCCATTGCTGGCAACGGAGAAGGCCTTGCCTCCGTCCTCGCTTACTTGAAGCTGAGCCAGGATGAGGTGTTCGACGAAATCGAGCTGGCACTCAAACAAATTGTTCCCGCGGTCCGGCGCATTCGGATCGAGCGCGCGGAGGTCAAGCAAACCGCTCTCAGGACGCTCTCCTTTGAGCAACAGCAACATCGGACCTCCGAGCAGCGGACCTTGTGGGGGAACAAGGTGATCTTGGACATGAGGGGAGCCAAGGGGGTCGCCGCGGATTCGGCGGGTGAAGGCACCTTGATGGTCCTCGGACTCCTGACGGTCTTGATGGGTCCCCAAAAGCCGCGGTTGGTGCTGCTGGACGACATCGAACTGAACCTTCATCCCGTGGCGCAGGGAAAACTCGTCGAGACGCTGCGCAAGCTCCAAGAGCGTGACCCTGAGCTACAGATCGTCGCGACCAGCCATTCGCCCTTCATCCTGAACTACCTCAGGCCCGAGGAGGTCCGGATGGCCTTCCTTTCCGAGAACGGCTTCGCGCGTTGCGAGAAGCTCACGGCCCATCCCGAATTCGAGCGCTGGAAGGACATGATGAGCCCCGGTGAGTTCTGGAGCACCGTGGGCGAGTCGTGGGTGGAGAATGCGGAGGCGCCCAAGGGCCATGAGTGA
- the ettA gene encoding energy-dependent translational throttle protein EttA: MAQNFIFTMQDLRKVKGGKDILKGIYLSFFPGAKIGVIGPNGSGKSTLLRIMAGEDKEFFGVAKPDPGARVGYLPQEPQLDNSLDVKGNVELGLKPIRVLLDRFNEVSAKFAEPMDDAAMEKLLAEQGRLQDAIDASNGWELDRTLEMAMDALRLPPGDADVSKLSGGEKRRVALCRILLEKPDLLLLDEPTNHLDAESVAWLEQALKEYKGTIVCITHDRYFLDNVAEWILELDRGEGVPWKGNYSSWLEQKQKRLELEEKTESSRQKTLKRELEWVRASPKARQAKSKARIAAYEQLLNQTQEKRDPTGEVTIPPGPQLGGLVVEAKGLRKAFGDRLLIDDLNFKLPPGGIVGIIGPNGAGKTTLFRMLTGVEKPDGGELRIGETVKLAYVDQSRDALAGDKSVFEEVSGGLDHLDLGRAGQMPSRAYLAGFAFKGQDQQKRVKDLSGGERNRVHLAKMLKSGGNVLLLDEPTNDLDVETLRSLEDALLNFAGCAVVISHDRWFLDRIATHILAFEGDSRVFFFEGNFEDYEADKKKRLGPESLEPHRIRYRPLQKS; this comes from the coding sequence ATGGCCCAGAACTTCATCTTCACCATGCAGGACCTGCGCAAGGTCAAGGGCGGCAAGGACATCCTCAAGGGCATCTACCTGTCCTTCTTCCCCGGCGCGAAGATTGGCGTCATCGGTCCGAACGGCTCCGGTAAGTCGACGCTCCTGCGCATCATGGCGGGCGAGGACAAGGAGTTCTTCGGCGTGGCCAAGCCGGACCCGGGCGCGCGCGTGGGCTACCTGCCCCAGGAGCCCCAGCTGGACAACTCGCTGGACGTGAAGGGCAACGTGGAGCTGGGCCTCAAGCCCATCCGCGTGCTGCTCGACCGCTTCAACGAGGTGAGCGCGAAGTTCGCCGAGCCCATGGACGACGCCGCCATGGAGAAGCTGCTCGCCGAACAGGGCCGGCTCCAGGACGCCATCGACGCGAGCAACGGCTGGGAGCTGGACCGCACCCTGGAGATGGCCATGGACGCGCTGCGCCTGCCGCCCGGCGACGCGGACGTGTCCAAGCTGTCCGGCGGTGAGAAGCGCCGCGTGGCGCTCTGCCGCATCCTCCTGGAGAAGCCGGACCTGCTGCTGCTCGACGAGCCGACCAACCACCTGGACGCCGAAAGCGTCGCGTGGCTCGAGCAGGCGCTCAAGGAGTACAAGGGCACCATCGTCTGCATCACCCACGACCGCTACTTCCTCGACAACGTGGCCGAGTGGATTCTGGAACTCGACCGCGGCGAGGGGGTGCCCTGGAAGGGCAACTACTCCAGCTGGCTGGAGCAGAAGCAGAAGCGCCTGGAGCTGGAGGAGAAGACCGAGAGCTCGCGGCAGAAGACGCTCAAGCGGGAGCTGGAGTGGGTGCGCGCGTCGCCCAAGGCCCGTCAGGCCAAGAGCAAGGCGCGCATCGCGGCCTACGAGCAGCTGCTCAACCAGACGCAGGAGAAGCGCGACCCCACGGGCGAGGTGACGATTCCGCCCGGGCCGCAGCTCGGCGGCCTGGTGGTGGAGGCCAAGGGCCTGCGCAAGGCGTTCGGCGACCGGCTGCTCATCGATGATTTGAACTTCAAGCTGCCGCCGGGCGGCATCGTGGGCATCATCGGGCCGAACGGCGCGGGCAAGACGACGCTGTTCCGGATGCTCACGGGCGTGGAGAAGCCGGACGGGGGCGAGCTGCGCATCGGCGAGACGGTGAAGCTCGCGTACGTGGACCAGAGCCGCGACGCGCTCGCCGGGGACAAGAGCGTGTTCGAGGAGGTGAGCGGGGGGTTGGATCACCTGGACCTGGGCCGGGCGGGGCAGATGCCGAGCCGCGCGTACCTGGCGGGCTTCGCCTTCAAGGGGCAGGACCAGCAGAAGCGGGTGAAGGACCTGTCGGGCGGCGAGCGCAACCGCGTGCATCTGGCGAAGATGCTCAAGAGCGGCGGCAACGTGCTCTTGCTCGACGAGCCGACGAACGACCTGGACGTGGAGACGCTGCGCAGCCTGGAGGACGCGCTGCTCAACTTCGCGGGCTGCGCGGTGGTCATCAGCCACGACCGCTGGTTCCTGGACCGCATCGCCACGCACATCCTGGCGTTCGAGGGAGACAGCCGGGTGTTCTTCTTCGAGGGCAACTTCGAGGACTACGAGGCGGACAAGAAGAAGCGCCTGGGGCCCGAGTCGCTGGAGCCGCACCGCATCCGCTACCGGCCGCTGCAGAAGAGCTGA
- a CDS encoding ABC transporter ATP-binding protein, whose translation MSSPPALELQGLTKTYGDKHTALSEVSLSIRPGEIFALLGPNGAGKTTLIGSVCGLVKKTRGKVFVFGQDLDVDPVKPRFQVGLVPQEINFDPFFTVAESLYIQQGFYGQPRDEARVKEVLTALNLQGKANAITRALSGGMKRRLLIAKALVHRPKLVFLDEPTAGVDVELRRDLWTYVRRLAAEGTTIVLTTHYLEEAEELADRVGVINEGRLLLVEDKVTLLKRLGEKRLLVQFTAPVSALPEGVRQAGATLSPDGLRLTYPEREGSQPGGDILRTLYVQGLPVGTVETRNSRLEDILIEILRGRPAAAPTASPASTTPGVTS comes from the coding sequence ATGTCCTCGCCCCCCGCGCTGGAGCTCCAGGGTCTCACCAAGACCTATGGCGACAAGCACACCGCCCTGTCCGAGGTCTCCCTGAGCATCCGCCCCGGGGAGATCTTCGCCCTGCTGGGCCCCAACGGCGCCGGAAAGACGACGCTCATCGGCTCGGTGTGTGGGCTGGTGAAGAAGACGCGCGGCAAGGTGTTCGTGTTCGGGCAGGACCTGGACGTGGACCCGGTGAAGCCGCGCTTCCAGGTGGGGCTCGTCCCGCAGGAGATCAACTTCGACCCCTTCTTCACGGTGGCCGAGTCGCTCTACATCCAGCAGGGCTTCTACGGACAGCCCCGGGACGAGGCGCGGGTGAAGGAGGTGCTCACCGCGCTCAACCTGCAGGGCAAGGCCAACGCCATCACCCGCGCGTTGTCGGGCGGCATGAAGCGCCGGCTGCTCATCGCCAAGGCGCTGGTGCACCGGCCCAAGCTCGTCTTCCTGGACGAGCCCACCGCGGGCGTGGACGTGGAGCTGCGGCGCGACCTGTGGACGTACGTGCGCCGGCTCGCCGCCGAGGGCACCACCATCGTGCTCACCACGCACTACCTGGAGGAGGCCGAGGAGCTGGCCGACCGGGTGGGCGTCATCAACGAGGGGCGGCTGCTCCTCGTGGAGGACAAGGTGACGCTGCTCAAGCGGCTCGGGGAGAAGCGGCTGCTCGTGCAGTTCACCGCGCCCGTGAGCGCGCTGCCCGAGGGCGTGCGCCAGGCGGGGGCCACGCTCTCGCCGGACGGCCTGCGGCTCACCTACCCCGAGCGCGAGGGCAGCCAGCCCGGCGGCGACATCCTGCGCACGCTCTACGTGCAGGGCCTGCCCGTGGGCACCGTGGAGACGCGCAACTCCCGCCTGGAGGACATCCTCATCGAGATCCTCCGGGGTCGGCCCGCCGCCGCGCCCACCGCCTCGCCCGCCTCCACCACCCCCGGGGTGACGTCATGA